From a region of the Cucumis sativus cultivar 9930 chromosome 6, Cucumber_9930_V3, whole genome shotgun sequence genome:
- the LOC101221295 gene encoding transcription factor PAR2, which produces MDKPQFQTLKSTTTSRQKTLILNALHKSSLHRRRSRRRVPTSRIADKIHRNHPVFTSEEPDEKEAVERKIRALQSIVPGGESLGVDKLFEQTAEYIMNLQHQVKAMRALSSFFESLEKEKSECGG; this is translated from the coding sequence ATGGACAAACCTCAATTTCAAACACTCAAATCAACCACCACTTCTCGCCAAAAAACCCTAATCCTCAACGCATTGCACAAATCCTCTCTCCATCGCCGCCGGAGTCGCAGACGAGTCCCAACCTCCCGCATTGCCGACAAGATTCACCGAAACCATCCTGTTTTCACTTCCGAAGAACCTGATGAGAAGGAAGCCGTCGAACGCAAGATTCGTGCCTTGCAGAGCATCGTTCCAGGAGGGGAGTCGCTTGGAGTCGACAAGCTCTTTGAACAGACGGCGGAGTATATAATGAATTTGCAGCATCAAGTGAAGGCCATGAGAGCACTCTCGAGCTTTTTCGAGAGTTTGGAGAAGGAGAAATCTGAATGCGgaggttga